TTCGAACCGCTGCGCGACGAGCGGGCCGCGACGACGGTCGAGGCGGACGACGAGGTCGTGTTCTCGACGGTTGCGGGGACGGATGGGGCCGGAACCGAAGACGAAAGCGGCGATGAGAACGGAAACGGAATCGAAATCGGAGGCGTCGGCGAGAGCGACCCCATCACCGCCGAGGCCGCCCTCGAGACCGTCGACTGGACGGTCACCGTCCGGCGCGACCGAGCGGCGATCACGACGCCGCTCGCGGATCTCCTGGCGCTGCAGGTCGTCTCCGGCGTGACGCTTCTAGGATCGGTGATCGCGTTCGGAATCTGGGTCTACCGATCGCAAGTGCGCCGGATCGGTCGCCTCCTCGAGCGAGTCCGCGCGCTCGAGCGACGCGAATACGAGGCCGGTCCGTCCATCGGCGGCGCCGCCGAGTGGCGCCGGATCGACGACGCGCTGGCGCGACTCGGCGGAACGCTCGGCCGCCGCGAGCAGATGCTGCTCGTGCTCAACCGTATCCTGCGGCACAATCTGCGCAACACGCTCAACGTCATCATCGGCCGTGCGAGCGATCTCGAGGCGTCGCTCGAGGGCGACGACCGGGAGGCGGCGACGGAGATCCGGCGAACGGCCAAGGACCTGCTCGAACTCGGAAATCGGGCACGGTTGACCGAGGAGTTGCTCGATCCGGTCGCAGCCGAGGGAGGGGACGGAACGCCGCGAACGGACGTTGCAACGCTCGTCCGCGAGCGCGCGGCTGGATTCACCGCCAGTACCGGGGCCGGCGAGACCGGCCACTGCCGGTCGCTCGAGAACGTCACCGTCAGCGGGCCGGACCGGGCGGTCGCAGCCTGCGGGGACGAGATCGCGATCGCGATCGACGAACTGCTCGCGAACGTCGTCGATCACGCCGGCGCGTCGCCGACCGTCGCGGTAACCGTCGACCTCGACGTCGAAACTGACCGGATCCTGGTCATCGTCGCCGACGACGGTCCGGGAATCCCGGCCGACGAGGTGTCCGTCATCACCGGCGAGCGCGCGATATCGCAGGTCAACCACACCGGCGGCATCGGGCTGTGGCTGGTCGACTGGATCTGCAGCCGATACGACGGGCGGCTCGTCATTCCGCACGGGGGCGCCGCGAACGCCGGCGGACGCGAACCCGACACCGACCGGAACGCGACCACCGTCGACGGCGAAGCCGACGACCGTGACGCGAACAGCGGCGGCGGTCTGCAGGGGGCGACCGTCGTCCTCGAACTCCCGCTCGCTTCCGAGAACGAGTCCGATCCCGCGGGCGGATCGGTTCCGGCCGGCGTCTGACTCGAGACGCCCGACCCGGTTCCAGAACTGCGTCGACGCGACGTAGTGCGGTCGCCTCAATCGGCGTCGACGGTCCCGTCGAACCCGAGCCGACCCGAGCCCAGTGCCCCGACGGTCGCGGCCGTCGCGGCGCGGTGGGTGGCACAAGCTATATCTTTGCCCGGAAAGGTGGCTGGACTATGGCTCGGAAATCTTATCAGGAGCAACTCGCGGAACTCCGCGAGGACATCCTCTACATGGGCGAAGTCGTCATGGAACGGCTCCGCATGGGACTCGACGCGCTCGAGCAGAAAGACGAAGACCTCGCCCGGGAGGTCATCGAGGGCGACGGCGAGATCAACCGGATGTACCTCGAGTTAGAGCAGGACTGTATCGACCTGCTGGCGCTCCAGCAACCCGTCGCGAGCGACCTGCGCTTTATCGCGGCGTCGTTCAAGATCACGACCGATCTGGAGCGAATCGCCGACCTCGCGGTCAACCTCGGGGAGT
The DNA window shown above is from Halopiger xanaduensis SH-6 and carries:
- a CDS encoding sensor histidine kinase; translation: MSLAHRYAVAFLLVLLVSGAVLAVTFTAHRTDVAEGTEATVADRAAQSATILDGRIQAHRQTVAVGAADPTLAAHGTPRQRRALEAFVDRSAFEGASVVDETGRVQWLVTGHGESMDVMEMNISDREYVQRTLEGEQYVSEPFVAETGNRVVAIAAPIRADGEVVGALTGTYHLHGTDLFEPLRDERAATTVEADDEVVFSTVAGTDGAGTEDESGDENGNGIEIGGVGESDPITAEAALETVDWTVTVRRDRAAITTPLADLLALQVVSGVTLLGSVIAFGIWVYRSQVRRIGRLLERVRALERREYEAGPSIGGAAEWRRIDDALARLGGTLGRREQMLLVLNRILRHNLRNTLNVIIGRASDLEASLEGDDREAATEIRRTAKDLLELGNRARLTEELLDPVAAEGGDGTPRTDVATLVRERAAGFTASTGAGETGHCRSLENVTVSGPDRAVAACGDEIAIAIDELLANVVDHAGASPTVAVTVDLDVETDRILVIVADDGPGIPADEVSVITGERAISQVNHTGGIGLWLVDWICSRYDGRLVIPHGGAANAGGREPDTDRNATTVDGEADDRDANSGGGLQGATVVLELPLASENESDPAGGSVPAGV